ACCACCGGCGACGTGTTCACGTACTGGCTGCTGCTCGTCAACCTCGTCAACCCGCTCAACCGCGTGGCCAGCTTCGTCGGCGATCTGAGCAAAGCGGTCATTTCGAGCGGCCGCGTTTTCGAAGTACTCGATCTCCCGCGGGAAGAGAGCGACGACACCAAGGCGCCGCTTCCGAAAATCGAAGGCGCGATCGAATTCGACGACGTTACCTTCGCCTACGCCGCCGACGAGCCGCCCGCGCTCTCGCACGTCAACGCGAGCATTCGCGCGGGCGAGATCGTGGCGCTGGTCGGCCCATCCGGCGCGGGCAAAACGACCATCGTCAACCTCGTCCCGCGCTTCTACGTGCCGCAATCCGGCGCGGTCCGCATCGACGGCATCGACCTCGCGACCGTGCGCCTGGCCGACGTGCGCCGCCACATCGCGATCGTGCCGCAGGACCCGCAACTCTTCCGCACCTCGATCCTCGAAAACATCCGCTACGGCCGCCTCGAAGCCTCGGACGAAGAAGTCTATGCCGCCGCCCGCGAAGCCAACGCCGACGAATTCGTTCGCCAGTTCCCCGACGGTTATGCAACCGAAGTCGGCGAACGCGGCGCCCGCCTCTCGGGCGGCGAGCGCCAACGCATCTCGATCGCCCGCGCGATCCTGCGCGATCCGCGCATCCTGATCCTCGACGAAGCGACCAGCGCGCTCGACAGCCACTCCGAAGTCCTCATCGAGCAAGCCCTCGACCGATTGCTGCCCGGCCGGACGACCCTCATCATCGCGCACCGCCTCTCGACGATCCGCCGCGCCAACACGATCCTCTATATAGAAGGCGGCCGCGTCCTCGAGTTCGGCACCCACGACGAGCTGCTCGCCCGCAACGGCCCATACGCCCGTCTGCACGCGGCCCAATTCGCGGGCTGACCGCCTGCACCGTAGCGGGTGGCGCTTGGGCGATGGCGGGCTGGGGAGCCGACACCACTATGGCGGGGACGCACGGGTTTTTCGCATCGTGCGAAAAACCCGGCT
The sequence above is drawn from the Candidatus Dormiibacterota bacterium genome and encodes:
- a CDS encoding ABC transporter ATP-binding protein, coding for MTRNETIARLAAEARPYFPRLIAGTLLGTLSGLLAIVPPWAFGQIVNRVLAPVHGTAPVIGVLYTSLGVTFVALTLQNLTQYFQTYLIVFSGQRLISGWRIALFERVLNLPLGEFDKWRPGELIARFNSDLQIMTDTTSTSLPQLITAVVTFIGSFAYMIKLDWFLTLTLVVVAPIVSLAVSNFQKLISASAARTQERIGSLSSTLVEILHGQRIVKAFGRESYEIERFRRRNDDYFGAYMKLIQFINTQPLVVSTIMVTAVIVIVWLSAREVLVGRLTTGDVFTYWLLLVNLVNPLNRVASFVGDLSKAVISSGRVFEVLDLPREESDDTKAPLPKIEGAIEFDDVTFAYAADEPPALSHVNASIRAGEIVALVGPSGAGKTTIVNLVPRFYVPQSGAVRIDGIDLATVRLADVRRHIAIVPQDPQLFRTSILENIRYGRLEASDEEVYAAAREANADEFVRQFPDGYATEVGERGARLSGGERQRISIARAILRDPRILILDEATSALDSHSEVLIEQALDRLLPGRTTLIIAHRLSTIRRANTILYIEGGRVLEFGTHDELLARNGPYARLHAAQFAG